A single region of the Silene latifolia isolate original U9 population chromosome 8, ASM4854445v1, whole genome shotgun sequence genome encodes:
- the LOC141595068 gene encoding uncharacterized protein LOC141595068 → MEMAAPESYADSPFADDIAAVALPKGFNVPTMTLFDGTTGPCDHISQFKQKMMVTTAAGASKEACMCKGFGSTLTGAALQWFVGLPNRSISSFADLVNTFNQQFSSSRRTPKQPSDLYRIVQEIGESIKDYVTRFNAEKVSIRGCDTSTAINAFRQGLDKESDIYKELTMHPCERFEEVQQRATAALRLEGYTQASKGITNFDKPNRKISTEKKDERAKPYSRPNISIVAEKTQQIDDSQHPPKLSEYGFNTGMEGLLKALRGLGDQVRWPKPPTQSRPNDDRDSSKRCEWHQDIGHRTEDCYRLRKEVKFQDRKKAANQMLPFAPPICTKIINVITGGSELSGLTYSAAKRKATESKGDHPETSYRVSQNNLPLVTFDETDIESGAEQHDDALTITLSIGNCTVF, encoded by the exons ATGGAGATGGCCGCCCCAGAAAGCTACGCCGACTCGCCTTTCGCTGACGATATAGCCGCAGTTGCCTTGCCAAAAGGATTCAACGTCCCAACAATGACTCTCTTCGATGGAACCACAGGCCCATGCGACCATATTAGCCAGTttaagcagaaaatgatggtgacTACGGCAGCAGGAGCCTCGAAGGAGGCatgtatgtgtaaaggatttggttCAACCCTAACCGGAGCAGCGCTACAATGGTTCGTCGGTTTACCTAACAGATCCATATCTTCATTCGCTGATTTGGTCAACACCTTCAATCAGCAATTCTCTAGCAGCCGCAGGACACCGAAACAGCCAAGTGATCTGTATAGGATCGTTCAAGAAATAGGCGAATCAATTAAAGACTACGTCACCAGGTTCAATGCAGAGAAAGTCTCAATACGAGGCTGCGACACGTCTACCGCCATCAACGCCTTCAGGCAGGGCCTGGATAAAGAATCGGATATCTACAAAGAATTAACGATGCATCCTTGTGAAAGATTCGAAGAAGTACAGCAAAGAGCTACAGCGGCACTAAGATTAGAAGGATATACACAAGCTAGTAAAGGAATAACAAACTTCGACAAGCCTAATAGGAAAATCTCAACGGAAAAGAAAGACGAACGAGCTAAGCCATATAGCAGACCCAACATCAGCATAGTAGCAGAAAAAACCCAGCAAATTGACGACTCACAGCATCCTCCCAAGTTATCTGAGTACGGGTTCAACACGGGAATGGAAGGGCTGTTGAAAGCATTAAGAGGATTAGGTGATCAGGTGAGGTGGCCAAAGCCTCCTACACAGAGTCGACCCAATGACGACAGAGACAGCAGCAAGAGGTGCGAGTGGCATCAGGATATCGGGCACAGAACAGAAGACTGCTACAGGTTGCGCAAGGAAGTAAAGTTCCAG GACAGGAAAAAGGCAGCAAATCAGATGCTTCCTTTTGCCCCACCCATATGCACGAAAATtattaacgtgataacaggcggatcCGAGCTATCAGGTTTGACATACTCCGCAGCCAAGAGGAAAGCCACCGAAAGTAAAGGGGATCATCCAGAAACTTCATACAGAGTAAGCCAGAACAATCTACCCTTAGTAACTTTCGACGAAACTGACATAGAAAGCGGCGCAGAACAACATGATGATGCCCTAACAATAACATTGTCCATTGGAAATTGCACTGTATTTTAA
- the LOC141594294 gene encoding uncharacterized protein LOC141594294, giving the protein MLMDMCAANFREMFVSEIIMMLRCRAILSFRNWQSSVHLMCLQFDRKCSRVREHELSAVTEVEYGNAQIVPDGLDSRPPVLTSFQISRSADICAQDADTRQDSTSIMSIDEMKVVKYVSAIKCFENMEY; this is encoded by the exons ATGCTTATGGATATGTGTGCTGCAAATTTCAGAGAGATGTTTGTATCAGAG ATCATTATGATGTTAAGATGCCGTGCCATCTTATCCTTTCGAAATTGGCAGAGTAGTGTTCATCTGATGTGCTTGCAG TTTGACAGGAAATGTTCAAGGGTTCGAGAACATGAACTTTCTGCAGTGACTGAAGTAGAATATGGAAATGCTCAAATTGTACCTGATGGGCTAGACTCTAGGCCACCAGTCTTAACGAGTTTCCAGATCAGTCGCTCTGCTGATATTTGTGCTCAGGATGCGGACACTCGACAAG ATTCAACATCAATAATGTCAATTGACGAGATGAAAGTTGTTAAATACGTGTCGGCTATTAAATGTTTCGAGAACATGGAATATTGA